One Helianthus annuus cultivar XRQ/B chromosome 7, HanXRQr2.0-SUNRISE, whole genome shotgun sequence genomic region harbors:
- the LOC110868574 gene encoding mitochondrial phosphate carrier protein 3, mitochondrial — protein MAVSDTSRQSLIPNFIYTSSSSPSSLLMTKTSNPSLFHSTSPAKQQNSFVIPAPNEPLGKIEMYSPRFYAACTVGGILSCGLTHMTVTPLDLVKCNMQIDPAKYKSISSGFGVLLKEQGVRGFFRGWVPTLLGYSAQGACKFGFYEFFKKYYSDIAGPEYAAKYKTLIYLAGSASAEVIADVALCPMEAVKVRVQTQPGFARGLGDGLPKFVRSEGALGLYKGLVPLWGRQIPYTMMKFASFETIVEMMYKYAIPTPKNECSKSLQLGVSFAGGYVAGVLCAVVSHPADNLVSFLNNAKGASVGDAVKKLGVWGLFTRGLPLRIVMIGTLTGAQWGIYDAFKVFVGLPTTGGAETAEA, from the exons ATGGCGGTTTCCGACACCTCTCGTCAATCTCTCATCCCTAATTTCATCTACACTTCTTCCAGTTCTCCTAGCAGCCTGTTAATGACGAAAACATCAAACCCTAGCTTGTTTCATTCAACTTCACCGGCTAAACAGCAAAATAGCTTCGTGATTCCTGCTCCGAACGAGCCTCTCGGCAAGATCGAGATGTATTCTCCTCGGTTTTATGCTGCTTGTACTGTTGGAGGTATTCTCAGCTGTGGACTCACTCATATGACGGTTACTCCTCTTGATCTTGTGAAATGTAACATGCAG ATTGACCCAGCTAAATATAAGAGCATCTCATCTGGTTTCGGAGTTCTATTGAAGGAGCAAGGTGTAAGAGGATTCTTTAGGGGATGGGTCCCTACCCTGCTTGGTTACAGTGCTCAGGGTGCCTGCAAATTTGGCTTCTACGAATTCTTCAAGAAATATTACTCCGACATTGCTGGCCCAGAGTATGCTGCCAAGTACAAGACTTTGATCTACCTTGCTGGTTCAGCATCCGCTGAGGTCATTGCTGATGTGGCTCTTTGTCCTATGGAGGCAGTGAAGGTTCGTGTCCAAACACAACCTGGTTTTGCCAGGGGTCTGGGAGATGGACTTCCAAAGTTTGTCAGATCTGAAGGCGCACTTGG GTTGTACAAGGGATTGGTACCGCTTTGGGGACGTCAAATACCAT ACACGATGATGAAATTTGCTTCATTTGAGACAATTGTGGAGATGATGTACAAGTACGCGATCCCTACACCAAAGAACGAGTGCAGCAAATCCCTGCAACTTGGAGTTAGTTTTGCCGGTGGATACGTGGCCGGTGTCCTTTGTGCTGTTGTTTCTCATCCTGCTGACAATCTTGTTTCCTTCCTTAACAATGCCAAGGGTGCAAGTGTTGGAGAT GCTGTGAAGAAGCTTGGAGTTTGGGGTCTCTTCACCCGAGGGCTTCCCCTCAGGATTGTCATGATTGGAACTCTCACTGGAGCTCAATGGGGAATTTATGATGCTTTTAAAGTGTTTGTTGGGCT ACCAACAACAGGTGGTGCCGAGACTGCGGAAGCATAG
- the LOC110866929 gene encoding prothymosin alpha-A-like, with translation MADLNSTEEPQLFPSKRKQTTEDDSTKKLRPDAAVSTDVEEKIANENGEKHEIEDEEEEDYEEEDKTDSGDSDDEDEHVNGGNEVDRKGKGIMKDDKGKGKMIEESEEDDDDDSESDGGGDSGSDGDDDFSDDPLTEVDLDNILPSRTRRRTAPSGVKISSDDVTNGKGDDA, from the coding sequence ATGGCAGACCTCAACAGCACCGAAGAACCACAGTTATTTCCATCCAAACGCAAGCAAACAACCGAAGACGATTCCACAAAGAAACTCCGGCCGGACGCCGCCGTATCCACCGACGTAGAAGAAAAAATCGCGAACGAAAATGGCGAAAAACACGAAATCgaagacgaagaagaagaagactaCGAGGAAGAAGACAAAACAGATTCAGGTGATTCAGACGACGAAGATGAACATGTTAATGGCGGAAATGAAGTTGATCGGAAGGGGAAGGGGATAATGAAGGATGATAAAGGTAAAGGTAAGATGATTGAAGAAtctgaagaagatgatgatgatgattctgaatCTGACGGTGGTGGAGATAGTGGATCGGACGGTGATGATGATTTCTCCGATGATCCGTTGACGGAGGTTGATTTGGATAACATTCTTCCGTCCAGGACACGACGTCGTACGGCTCCATCAGGAGTGAAAATTTCCAGTGATGACGTCACCAATGGTAAAGGTGACGATGCCTGA
- the LOC110868575 gene encoding uncharacterized protein LOC110868575 yields MGCGMSKSHLLDEGFGSRNPFQFHHKTDTPSPKLLKGSSEPSIADHHPVLQKINTAPVNLGNDDNDAMWIGSPSFRVYVQSDRTTGDEQEKQTVIGTRGGGNYVCNGEVCVWRGSNAEEHEDKQDIRGGRFRKAFQGHRVAFWHGGLWHVGHPKATRKTVGA; encoded by the exons ATGGGCTGCGGTATGTCCAAGTCCCATCTTTTGGATGAGGGGTTTGGCTCCCGCAACCCCTTTCAATTCCACCATAAAACCGACACCCCTTCTCCCAAATTGCTAAAGGGTTCATCAGAACCATCTATCGCGGACCATCATCCAGTGTTGCAAAAAATCAATACCGCTCCGGTTAATCTTGGTAATGACGATAATGATGCAATGTGGATTGGATCTCCTAGCTTTCGGGTGTACGTTCAATCCGACCGGACAACAG GTGATGAACAGGAAAAGCAGACCGTAATTGGTACACGTGGAGGTGGAAATTATGTATGCAACGGCGAG GTTTGCGTATGGAGAGGATCGAATGCGGAGGAACATGAAGATAAACAAGATATAAGAGGAGGAAGATTTAGAAAGGCGTTTCAGGGGCACAGAGTCGCTTTCTGGCATGGCGGGCTGTGGCATGTCGGCCACCCGAAAGCAACCAGAAAAACAGTCGGAGCCTAA
- the LOC110868576 gene encoding uncharacterized protein LOC110868576 isoform X2 codes for MAEKKYKIACMRGGKWETFYYNGTMSYSGWPGTTQMPETTQICMTIDTPYAMFVDHIREKMLFIPGQEMDLRYIVHQGARRTRIIGAILRNERHYLSFLQHVTRLPRHQSVLMTADLLTYASVFSRSHKLRMDETDPVNQRQSIRDVKAGSMEQKLKALLLQNPYTLELYEGEEETGSEGEEEMGSEGGQPYGLYQWKDLKSMLHASDEELNSALRLVSAVEVNGCWRIVDDLCIGRVLYSLVWKANALNWSLSSLDGDRFHPWGCSPAVARHCLELYASTTDGKGWELDTKRVSLELARWVLKSNGNKMELRKFMDHWSYVGLPVNLDMLKEEILLADHGDHACVYLLSDHKTLTSVSEACPPDLRNPSRCDEMVLAEIELYALQRLRIIDEDAGTLEQRLKTLLLENPYSLAEDAGFEAGPPSRLYKWGCLKSMLYVTDEELKSAIRLVGAVEINGYWRIVDDLCFHAVLYQIVSGYAGFDPLDGNEIVEYLVGYCRFSRVLARHCLELYASTTDGRVWELDAKRVRVELARWLTKLNGNRMEINNFMDMWGHIAMLERPVSLDILEGVILVKQDGDQSWVYLPSV; via the exons ATGGCTGAGAAAAAATATAAAATTGCCTGCATGAGAGGTGGAAAGTGGGAAACATTCTATTATAATGGTACCATGAGTTACAGCGGATGGCCCGGAACAACACAAATGCCCGAAACAACACAAATTTGTATGACAATTGATACGCCATATGCGATGTTTGTTGACCATATTAGAGAGAAGATGCTTTTCATTCCCGGTCAAGAAATGGATCTACGCTATATCGTTCATCAAGGAGCAAGACGAACGAGAATTATAGGTGCGATCTTAAGGAATGAGAGACACTATCTCTCATTCCTTCAACACGTAACAAGACTCCCACGACATCAGAGTGTCCTAATGACCGCCGATCTATTAACGTATGCTTCTGTTTTCAGCAG gTCTCACAAGTTAAGGATGGATGAAACTGATCCTGTTAACCAAAG ACAAAGCATAAGAGATGTAAAGGCTGGAAGCATGGAGCAGAAACTTAAAGCACTTCTTCTACAAAATCCATATACACTTGAATTATACGAGGGTGAAGAAGAAACGGGATCCGAGGGTGAAGAAGAAATGGGATCCGAGGGAGGTCAACCGTATGGTTTGTATCAATGGAAAGACCTAAAGAGCATGCTTCATGCCAGCGATGAAGAATTAAACTCTGCTCTTAGACTTGTTTCAGCTGTAGAGGTTAATGGGTGTTGGAGAATTGTTGATGATTTGTGCATTGGTAGAGTGCTATATTCTCTTGTATGGAAAGCAAATGCGCTAAACTGGTCTTTAAGCTCACTTGATGGAGATAGATTTCACCCTTGGGGATGCTCTCCAGCTGTTGCACGCCATTGTCTGGAACTGTATGCTAGTACAACCGATGGGAAGGGTTGGGAATTGGATACCAAACGGGTTTCTTTGGAACTTGCACGATGGGTGTTAAAAAGTAATGGGAATAAAATGGAACTCCGGAAATTTATGGATCATTGGAGTTATGTAGGATTGCCAGTGAATTTGGATATGTTGAAAGAGGAAATTTTGTTAGCAGACCATGGAGATCATGCTTGTGTTTATTTGCTATCAGACCATAAAACTCTTACATCAG TGTCCGAAGCCTGCCCTCCCGACCTCCGAAATCCTAGCAG GTGTGATGAAATGGTACTTGCTGAGATTGAACTTTATGCCTTACAAAG ACTAAGAATAATAGATGAAGATGCTGGAACGTTGGAGCAGAGACTTAAGACACTTCTTCTAGAAAATCCTTACTCACTTGCAGAAGACGCGGGATTTGAGGCTGGTCCGCCATCCCGTTTGTATAAATGGGGTTGCCTAAAGAGCATGCTTTACGttactgatgaagaactaaaatCTGCTATTAGGCTTGTTGGAGCAGTAGAGATTAATGGGTATTGGAGAATTGTTGATGATTTGTGCTTTCATGCAGTGCTATACCAAATTGTCTCTGGCTACGCGGGTTTCGACCCACTTGATGGAAATGAGATTGTTGAATATCTAGTGGGCTATTGTAGATTCTCTCGAGTTCTTGCACGCCATTGTTTGGAACTTTATGCTAGTACAACAGATGGGAGGGTTTGGGAATTGGATGCCAAACGGGTCCGGGTGGAACTTGCACGATGGCTAACAAAACTGAACGGCAACAGAATGGAAATCAACAATTTTATGGATATGTGGGGTCATATAGCAATGTTAGAAAGGCCAGTGAGTTTGGATATCCTGGAAGGGGTAATTCTGGTAAAACAAGATGGAGATCAGTCTTGGGTTTATTTGCCATCAG TGTAG
- the LOC110868576 gene encoding uncharacterized protein LOC110868576 isoform X1, with the protein MAEKKYKIACMRGGKWETFYYNGTMSYSGWPGTTQMPETTQICMTIDTPYAMFVDHIREKMLFIPGQEMDLRYIVHQGARRTRIIGAILRNERHYLSFLQHVTRLPRHQSVLMTADLLTYASVFSRSHKLRMDETDPVNQRQSIRDVKAGSMEQKLKALLLQNPYTLELYEGEEETGSEGEEEMGSEGGQPYGLYQWKDLKSMLHASDEELNSALRLVSAVEVNGCWRIVDDLCIGRVLYSLVWKANALNWSLSSLDGDRFHPWGCSPAVARHCLELYASTTDGKGWELDTKRVSLELARWVLKSNGNKMELRKFMDHWSYVGLPVNLDMLKEEILLADHGDHACVYLLSDHKTLTSVSEACPPDLRNPSRCDEMVLAEIELYALQRLRIIDEDAGTLEQRLKTLLLENPYSLAEDAGFEAGPPSRLYKWGCLKSMLYVTDEELKSAIRLVGAVEINGYWRIVDDLCFHAVLYQIVSGYAGFDPLDGNEIVEYLVGYCRFSRVLARHCLELYASTTDGRVWELDAKRVRVELARWLTKLNGNRMEINNFMDMWGHIAMLERPVSLDILEGVILVKQDGDQSWVYLPSGDAR; encoded by the exons ATGGCTGAGAAAAAATATAAAATTGCCTGCATGAGAGGTGGAAAGTGGGAAACATTCTATTATAATGGTACCATGAGTTACAGCGGATGGCCCGGAACAACACAAATGCCCGAAACAACACAAATTTGTATGACAATTGATACGCCATATGCGATGTTTGTTGACCATATTAGAGAGAAGATGCTTTTCATTCCCGGTCAAGAAATGGATCTACGCTATATCGTTCATCAAGGAGCAAGACGAACGAGAATTATAGGTGCGATCTTAAGGAATGAGAGACACTATCTCTCATTCCTTCAACACGTAACAAGACTCCCACGACATCAGAGTGTCCTAATGACCGCCGATCTATTAACGTATGCTTCTGTTTTCAGCAG gTCTCACAAGTTAAGGATGGATGAAACTGATCCTGTTAACCAAAG ACAAAGCATAAGAGATGTAAAGGCTGGAAGCATGGAGCAGAAACTTAAAGCACTTCTTCTACAAAATCCATATACACTTGAATTATACGAGGGTGAAGAAGAAACGGGATCCGAGGGTGAAGAAGAAATGGGATCCGAGGGAGGTCAACCGTATGGTTTGTATCAATGGAAAGACCTAAAGAGCATGCTTCATGCCAGCGATGAAGAATTAAACTCTGCTCTTAGACTTGTTTCAGCTGTAGAGGTTAATGGGTGTTGGAGAATTGTTGATGATTTGTGCATTGGTAGAGTGCTATATTCTCTTGTATGGAAAGCAAATGCGCTAAACTGGTCTTTAAGCTCACTTGATGGAGATAGATTTCACCCTTGGGGATGCTCTCCAGCTGTTGCACGCCATTGTCTGGAACTGTATGCTAGTACAACCGATGGGAAGGGTTGGGAATTGGATACCAAACGGGTTTCTTTGGAACTTGCACGATGGGTGTTAAAAAGTAATGGGAATAAAATGGAACTCCGGAAATTTATGGATCATTGGAGTTATGTAGGATTGCCAGTGAATTTGGATATGTTGAAAGAGGAAATTTTGTTAGCAGACCATGGAGATCATGCTTGTGTTTATTTGCTATCAGACCATAAAACTCTTACATCAG TGTCCGAAGCCTGCCCTCCCGACCTCCGAAATCCTAGCAG GTGTGATGAAATGGTACTTGCTGAGATTGAACTTTATGCCTTACAAAG ACTAAGAATAATAGATGAAGATGCTGGAACGTTGGAGCAGAGACTTAAGACACTTCTTCTAGAAAATCCTTACTCACTTGCAGAAGACGCGGGATTTGAGGCTGGTCCGCCATCCCGTTTGTATAAATGGGGTTGCCTAAAGAGCATGCTTTACGttactgatgaagaactaaaatCTGCTATTAGGCTTGTTGGAGCAGTAGAGATTAATGGGTATTGGAGAATTGTTGATGATTTGTGCTTTCATGCAGTGCTATACCAAATTGTCTCTGGCTACGCGGGTTTCGACCCACTTGATGGAAATGAGATTGTTGAATATCTAGTGGGCTATTGTAGATTCTCTCGAGTTCTTGCACGCCATTGTTTGGAACTTTATGCTAGTACAACAGATGGGAGGGTTTGGGAATTGGATGCCAAACGGGTCCGGGTGGAACTTGCACGATGGCTAACAAAACTGAACGGCAACAGAATGGAAATCAACAATTTTATGGATATGTGGGGTCATATAGCAATGTTAGAAAGGCCAGTGAGTTTGGATATCCTGGAAGGGGTAATTCTGGTAAAACAAGATGGAGATCAGTCTTGGGTTTATTTGCCATCAG GTGACGCTAGATAG
- the LOC110868576 gene encoding uncharacterized protein LOC110868576 isoform X3 has translation MAEKKYKIACMRGGKWETFYYNGTMSYSGWPGTTQMPETTQICMTIDTPYAMFVDHIREKMLFIPGQEMDLRYIVHQGARRTRIIGAILRNERHYLSFLQHVTRLPRHQSVLMTADLLTSHKLRMDETDPVNQRQSIRDVKAGSMEQKLKALLLQNPYTLELYEGEEETGSEGEEEMGSEGGQPYGLYQWKDLKSMLHASDEELNSALRLVSAVEVNGCWRIVDDLCIGRVLYSLVWKANALNWSLSSLDGDRFHPWGCSPAVARHCLELYASTTDGKGWELDTKRVSLELARWVLKSNGNKMELRKFMDHWSYVGLPVNLDMLKEEILLADHGDHACVYLLSDHKTLTSVSEACPPDLRNPSRCDEMVLAEIELYALQRLRIIDEDAGTLEQRLKTLLLENPYSLAEDAGFEAGPPSRLYKWGCLKSMLYVTDEELKSAIRLVGAVEINGYWRIVDDLCFHAVLYQIVSGYAGFDPLDGNEIVEYLVGYCRFSRVLARHCLELYASTTDGRVWELDAKRVRVELARWLTKLNGNRMEINNFMDMWGHIAMLERPVSLDILEGVILVKQDGDQSWVYLPSGDAR, from the exons ATGGCTGAGAAAAAATATAAAATTGCCTGCATGAGAGGTGGAAAGTGGGAAACATTCTATTATAATGGTACCATGAGTTACAGCGGATGGCCCGGAACAACACAAATGCCCGAAACAACACAAATTTGTATGACAATTGATACGCCATATGCGATGTTTGTTGACCATATTAGAGAGAAGATGCTTTTCATTCCCGGTCAAGAAATGGATCTACGCTATATCGTTCATCAAGGAGCAAGACGAACGAGAATTATAGGTGCGATCTTAAGGAATGAGAGACACTATCTCTCATTCCTTCAACACGTAACAAGACTCCCACGACATCAGAGTGTCCTAATGACCGCCGATCTATTAAC gTCTCACAAGTTAAGGATGGATGAAACTGATCCTGTTAACCAAAG ACAAAGCATAAGAGATGTAAAGGCTGGAAGCATGGAGCAGAAACTTAAAGCACTTCTTCTACAAAATCCATATACACTTGAATTATACGAGGGTGAAGAAGAAACGGGATCCGAGGGTGAAGAAGAAATGGGATCCGAGGGAGGTCAACCGTATGGTTTGTATCAATGGAAAGACCTAAAGAGCATGCTTCATGCCAGCGATGAAGAATTAAACTCTGCTCTTAGACTTGTTTCAGCTGTAGAGGTTAATGGGTGTTGGAGAATTGTTGATGATTTGTGCATTGGTAGAGTGCTATATTCTCTTGTATGGAAAGCAAATGCGCTAAACTGGTCTTTAAGCTCACTTGATGGAGATAGATTTCACCCTTGGGGATGCTCTCCAGCTGTTGCACGCCATTGTCTGGAACTGTATGCTAGTACAACCGATGGGAAGGGTTGGGAATTGGATACCAAACGGGTTTCTTTGGAACTTGCACGATGGGTGTTAAAAAGTAATGGGAATAAAATGGAACTCCGGAAATTTATGGATCATTGGAGTTATGTAGGATTGCCAGTGAATTTGGATATGTTGAAAGAGGAAATTTTGTTAGCAGACCATGGAGATCATGCTTGTGTTTATTTGCTATCAGACCATAAAACTCTTACATCAG TGTCCGAAGCCTGCCCTCCCGACCTCCGAAATCCTAGCAG GTGTGATGAAATGGTACTTGCTGAGATTGAACTTTATGCCTTACAAAG ACTAAGAATAATAGATGAAGATGCTGGAACGTTGGAGCAGAGACTTAAGACACTTCTTCTAGAAAATCCTTACTCACTTGCAGAAGACGCGGGATTTGAGGCTGGTCCGCCATCCCGTTTGTATAAATGGGGTTGCCTAAAGAGCATGCTTTACGttactgatgaagaactaaaatCTGCTATTAGGCTTGTTGGAGCAGTAGAGATTAATGGGTATTGGAGAATTGTTGATGATTTGTGCTTTCATGCAGTGCTATACCAAATTGTCTCTGGCTACGCGGGTTTCGACCCACTTGATGGAAATGAGATTGTTGAATATCTAGTGGGCTATTGTAGATTCTCTCGAGTTCTTGCACGCCATTGTTTGGAACTTTATGCTAGTACAACAGATGGGAGGGTTTGGGAATTGGATGCCAAACGGGTCCGGGTGGAACTTGCACGATGGCTAACAAAACTGAACGGCAACAGAATGGAAATCAACAATTTTATGGATATGTGGGGTCATATAGCAATGTTAGAAAGGCCAGTGAGTTTGGATATCCTGGAAGGGGTAATTCTGGTAAAACAAGATGGAGATCAGTCTTGGGTTTATTTGCCATCAG GTGACGCTAGATAG